A genomic region of Runella rosea contains the following coding sequences:
- the dusB gene encoding tRNA dihydrouridine synthase DusB gives MVKIGNIELGEFPLLLAPMEDVSDPPFRAVCKEGGADLMYTEFVSSEGLIRDAAKSVQKLDIFEYERPIGIQLFGSDIETMGECARIATKVNPDLIDINYGCPVKQVACRGAGAALLQDIPKMVKMTEAVVKATHLPVTVKTRLGWDESTKNIQEVAERLQDIGIKALTVHGRTRVQMYKGDADWTLIGRIKENSRINIPIFGNGDIDSPEKALDYRNRFGVDGIMIGRASIGYPWIFNEIKHFMRTGEHLAPPTTAERVRACRKHLDFSIRWKGDRTGIVEMRRHYASYFKGLDNFKPFRMRLVETMSYQEINDILEEVTETYVPELA, from the coding sequence ATGGTAAAGATAGGAAACATAGAATTAGGCGAGTTCCCGCTGTTATTGGCGCCGATGGAAGATGTCTCTGACCCTCCCTTTCGGGCCGTATGCAAAGAAGGCGGAGCAGATTTGATGTACACAGAATTTGTGTCGTCGGAGGGGTTGATTCGAGATGCAGCTAAAAGTGTACAAAAATTGGACATTTTTGAGTACGAACGTCCCATTGGCATTCAGTTGTTTGGCAGCGACATCGAAACAATGGGCGAGTGCGCCCGCATTGCCACCAAAGTAAATCCCGATTTGATTGACATCAACTACGGTTGCCCAGTCAAACAAGTGGCTTGCCGTGGAGCTGGTGCGGCATTATTACAGGATATTCCTAAAATGGTCAAAATGACCGAAGCGGTAGTCAAAGCCACTCACCTGCCCGTTACGGTTAAAACGCGTTTGGGTTGGGATGAATCTACCAAAAATATACAAGAAGTAGCCGAACGCCTGCAAGATATTGGTATCAAAGCACTTACGGTTCACGGACGGACACGGGTACAGATGTACAAAGGCGATGCCGATTGGACGCTGATTGGCCGAATCAAAGAAAATTCACGCATTAATATTCCCATTTTCGGAAACGGCGACATCGACAGCCCCGAAAAAGCCCTTGACTACCGTAACCGTTTTGGCGTAGACGGCATCATGATTGGCCGGGCGAGCATTGGATATCCGTGGATTTTCAATGAAATCAAACATTTCATGCGTACGGGCGAGCACCTTGCGCCGCCCACTACCGCCGAGCGCGTTCGGGCCTGTCGCAAACATTTGGATTTTTCTATCCGCTGGAAAGGCGATCGCACGGGAATCGTGGAAATGCGTCGACACTACGCCTCCTATTTCAAAGGCTTGGACAACTTCAAACCTTTCCGGATGAGATTGGTAGAAACCATGTCTTACCAGGAAATCAACGACATTTTGGAAGAAGTCACAGAGACGTATGTACCAGAATTGGCCTAA
- a CDS encoding carboxypeptidase regulatory-like domain-containing protein, with product MPKSTIYHVLYLFSIAFIGLLFTSSGCTAQKKKGSQGISGTVLWRSGNLMPSPDVKVTNPKGSPIAREILIYELTSSNQTEPADEAGFYKKINSKFIQKVTTNKTGRFKVALPAGYYSLFTKEDKGLYANLFDDAMNINPVQVQKGKWGKVDIIIDYAAVY from the coding sequence ATGCCAAAATCAACGATTTATCATGTGTTGTATCTGTTCAGCATCGCTTTTATTGGCTTACTTTTCACTTCATCGGGTTGCACGGCCCAAAAGAAAAAAGGGAGTCAGGGAATCTCTGGAACGGTGCTTTGGCGTTCGGGAAATCTGATGCCTTCGCCCGATGTGAAGGTAACTAACCCAAAAGGCTCGCCCATTGCGCGTGAAATCCTGATTTACGAACTCACCTCCTCCAATCAAACCGAACCAGCGGACGAAGCGGGTTTTTACAAAAAAATCAATTCCAAATTCATCCAAAAGGTAACTACCAACAAAACTGGTCGGTTTAAGGTAGCCTTACCCGCGGGCTATTACTCACTTTTCACCAAAGAAGATAAAGGCCTCTATGCCAACTTATTCGACGATGCAATGAACATCAATCCTGTGCAAGTCCAAAAAGGGAAATGGGGAAAAGTAGACATCATCATCGACTACGCGGCGGTGTATTGA
- a CDS encoding DUF4833 domain-containing protein produces the protein MKIYTLILAAMGLCSFYGVDDDAQKISFPEPPTSANHLFYIQRSNDANTVMYDANLLPNKRLNPKSPIDVYWIRYAEKGQREKLSAVQWQLAYGYKQHLNRQANESVEIHLNAFQNRSLQVLSHEGKPVAITQIDGHASLLRKIFVQLEPSGGFIPKVRYIELFGVTIPPNKHAVSERIYVNR, from the coding sequence ATGAAAATCTACACGTTAATTCTTGCAGCCATGGGGCTGTGCTCATTCTATGGCGTTGACGACGACGCCCAAAAAATCTCTTTTCCAGAGCCGCCGACTTCGGCCAATCATCTGTTTTACATTCAGCGCAGCAACGACGCCAATACGGTAATGTACGATGCTAATCTACTCCCTAACAAGCGCTTGAACCCCAAATCTCCTATTGACGTATATTGGATACGTTACGCAGAAAAAGGACAACGAGAAAAACTTTCTGCCGTACAGTGGCAATTGGCGTACGGGTATAAACAGCACCTAAATCGGCAGGCAAACGAGTCAGTTGAAATTCACCTTAATGCTTTCCAAAATCGCTCATTACAGGTTTTATCACACGAAGGAAAGCCCGTAGCCATTACCCAAATTGATGGACATGCTTCATTATTAAGAAAAATATTTGTTCAGTTAGAACCTTCTGGTGGGTTTATCCCTAAAGTCCGTTACATAGAGTTGTTTGGTGTAACAATCCCCCCCAACAAACACGCTGTTTCTGAACGTATCTACGTAAATCGATAA
- the metK gene encoding methionine adenosyltransferase translates to MSYLFTSESVSEGHPDKVADQISDALIDHFMAFDPKSKVACETLVTTGQVVLAGEVNTKTYLDVQQIARDVIAKIGYTKAEYMFEAHSCGVLSAIHEQSADINQGVDRQTADDFESKANAQGAGDQGMMFGYATRETDNYMPLALDLSHKILEELAAVRRENKRIKYLRPDAKSQVTIEYSDTNKPIRIDTIVVSTQHDDFGADEAMLATIRKDIITYVIPRVKAKLKPSLRKLFNDQITYHINPTGKFVIGGPHGDTGLTGRKIIVDTYGGKGAHGGGAFSGKDPSKVDRSAAYATRHIAKNLVAAGVCDEVLVQVSYAIGVAKPCGLYVNTYGTAKVKGENGKKLSDGEIAKLVESVFDLRPYAIEQRLKLRNPIYSETAAYGHMGREPKTVTKVFENAGQRAEVEVELFTWEKLDYVDAVKAAFGL, encoded by the coding sequence ATGTCTTATCTATTCACTTCAGAATCTGTGTCGGAAGGTCACCCCGATAAAGTAGCTGACCAAATTTCAGATGCGCTCATCGACCATTTTATGGCCTTTGATCCAAAATCAAAAGTAGCCTGTGAGACCCTAGTGACCACAGGACAGGTAGTATTGGCGGGAGAGGTAAACACCAAAACGTACCTTGACGTGCAGCAGATTGCCCGTGATGTGATTGCGAAAATTGGATATACCAAAGCTGAGTACATGTTTGAAGCGCATTCGTGCGGGGTACTTTCGGCCATTCACGAGCAATCAGCGGATATTAATCAGGGCGTTGATCGTCAAACGGCCGATGATTTTGAAAGCAAAGCCAACGCGCAAGGAGCTGGTGACCAGGGCATGATGTTTGGTTACGCCACCCGCGAAACCGACAACTACATGCCATTGGCGCTTGATTTGTCGCACAAGATTTTGGAAGAACTGGCCGCCGTACGCCGCGAAAACAAACGCATCAAGTACCTCCGTCCCGATGCCAAGTCGCAGGTGACGATTGAGTATTCTGATACCAATAAGCCTATTCGTATCGATACCATCGTGGTTTCTACGCAGCACGATGATTTTGGGGCCGACGAAGCCATGTTGGCAACGATTCGTAAAGACATCATTACGTACGTGATTCCCCGCGTGAAAGCAAAGTTGAAGCCATCGTTGCGTAAATTATTTAATGACCAAATCACGTACCACATCAATCCCACGGGTAAGTTCGTGATTGGCGGCCCACACGGAGATACTGGTTTGACGGGACGTAAAATCATCGTCGATACCTACGGTGGTAAAGGTGCCCACGGTGGAGGAGCCTTCTCGGGTAAAGACCCCTCAAAAGTAGACCGTTCGGCGGCCTACGCCACGCGCCACATTGCCAAGAATTTGGTCGCTGCGGGTGTTTGCGACGAAGTGTTGGTTCAGGTTTCTTACGCCATCGGAGTAGCTAAACCTTGCGGTTTGTACGTAAATACGTACGGAACCGCCAAGGTAAAAGGCGAAAACGGTAAGAAATTGAGCGATGGTGAAATTGCGAAATTGGTAGAAAGTGTATTTGATTTGCGCCCTTATGCCATCGAGCAACGCCTCAAATTGCGTAATCCTATCTACTCTGAAACGGCAGCGTATGGTCACATGGGTCGTGAGCCCAAAACCGTGACGAAGGTGTTTGAAAACGCTGGTCAACGTGCCGAAGTAGAGGTAGAATTGTTTACTTGGGAAAAACTTGACTACGTAGACGCGGTGAAAGCGGCGTTTGGCCTGTAG
- a CDS encoding AGE family epimerase/isomerase, translated as MNLSVYAQQYRQDLLQRLVPFWTEFSLDTLHGGYICVISGKGEAITFDKWIKWHGEQAWAFGKLYQLTQHADFLQYALQGADFLLHFGADTKDNWWEIVDCTGRGVLVTSDAGAEAAAVAAWSLAHELTGEEAYAESAKKTLVKAVRRREKGLQKQSEAIFSGRQLKNIGELSALAKALMASQKLMGEKTFREKGEALLYELTKHFWEPRANIVLENVFPEGGYSDCLLGRRIHPGRVFEAFNAFYELTKVLNKRRIRQQLAQHISHLADTTWDDAYGGYFHWLDVKSLPASEPEAYYKYAWVQLEAGTALLRAYQVLQDRTLLKHWQRVNDYLWQHFRDNSKEGEWVGVLSRHGEPLFTLKATPEKNAYYPIKNLLESADLLDILIDK; from the coding sequence ATGAACCTTTCCGTTTACGCCCAACAATACCGCCAAGACCTGCTTCAACGACTTGTTCCGTTTTGGACGGAATTCAGTTTGGACACGCTTCATGGGGGCTATATCTGCGTGATTTCGGGAAAAGGAGAGGCGATTACGTTCGACAAATGGATTAAGTGGCATGGGGAACAGGCGTGGGCTTTTGGGAAATTATACCAGCTTACTCAACACGCTGATTTTCTCCAATACGCTCTTCAAGGGGCTGATTTTTTACTTCATTTCGGGGCCGATACCAAAGACAATTGGTGGGAAATTGTGGACTGTACGGGACGTGGAGTGTTGGTTACATCTGATGCAGGGGCAGAGGCTGCTGCGGTGGCGGCGTGGAGCTTGGCGCATGAACTGACGGGTGAAGAAGCCTATGCAGAATCAGCCAAAAAGACATTGGTAAAAGCAGTTCGTCGCCGTGAAAAAGGGTTGCAAAAACAAAGTGAAGCTATTTTTTCAGGGCGTCAGTTAAAAAATATTGGAGAATTAAGCGCTTTGGCGAAAGCCCTGATGGCATCTCAAAAGCTCATGGGCGAAAAAACATTTCGTGAAAAGGGTGAAGCGTTGCTGTACGAATTGACCAAGCACTTTTGGGAGCCTCGTGCCAACATTGTGCTCGAAAATGTGTTCCCCGAAGGAGGATATTCCGATTGTTTATTGGGCCGAAGAATCCACCCTGGGCGTGTTTTTGAAGCATTCAATGCTTTTTATGAATTAACCAAAGTGCTGAACAAACGCCGCATTCGTCAGCAATTAGCGCAGCATATTTCACACCTAGCCGATACTACTTGGGACGATGCCTATGGAGGCTATTTTCATTGGCTGGATGTAAAAAGTCTGCCTGCATCCGAGCCCGAAGCGTACTATAAATACGCATGGGTACAGCTCGAAGCCGGAACAGCCCTGTTGCGTGCTTATCAGGTGTTGCAGGACCGAACCCTGCTCAAACATTGGCAGCGGGTGAATGATTATCTGTGGCAACATTTTCGCGATAATTCCAAAGAAGGGGAATGGGTAGGGGTGTTGAGCCGCCACGGAGAACCCCTGTTTACGCTCAAAGCTACTCCCGAAAAAAACGCCTATTATCCCATCAAGAACCTGCTAGAAAGCGCTGATTTACTGGATATTTTGATAGATAAGTGA
- a CDS encoding carboxypeptidase-like regulatory domain-containing protein: MNPTFNIFVFLFMTLPGIILGQSLEIKGIVRDKNKIGIPCATISVKNKLQGYITDEKGYYQLNVGPNDTLVVSSPGFEVSFISIKNVVVLSPLFIYLASKEPLQLIPIENTNLFQRSSMEGVFDQPSRTAFNAALGQSIALKIDNSAKKEALLSKIHAKFDKKTLSQTKLRIRVFSISPVTGEPLHDLLTKSVIVPITSETFLFDIEPYNIAVPAEGCFVGFDWIEMPERLKKQPQSAAYAQINFLKPCLKTTSKICSTKTFSRVFASEWRSWSPQTSGHCPSNVFIAATLKY, translated from the coding sequence ATGAACCCTACATTTAACATATTCGTCTTTCTTTTCATGACTTTACCTGGGATTATTTTAGGCCAATCACTTGAAATAAAGGGAATTGTAAGAGATAAAAACAAAATCGGCATTCCTTGTGCCACGATCAGCGTAAAAAATAAATTGCAAGGCTATATTACCGATGAAAAAGGCTACTATCAGTTAAATGTAGGCCCCAACGACACTTTGGTTGTTTCTTCGCCAGGTTTTGAAGTATCTTTCATCAGCATCAAGAATGTGGTTGTTCTATCTCCGTTATTTATTTATCTTGCTTCTAAAGAGCCCCTTCAATTAATTCCAATTGAAAATACAAACCTTTTTCAACGCTCGTCTATGGAGGGAGTTTTTGACCAACCTTCAAGAACGGCTTTTAATGCAGCCCTTGGTCAAAGCATTGCCCTAAAAATTGATAATTCAGCGAAAAAAGAAGCTCTTTTAAGTAAGATACATGCCAAATTTGACAAAAAAACACTTTCCCAAACCAAATTAAGAATCAGGGTTTTTTCAATTAGCCCCGTTACAGGAGAACCTCTACATGATTTGTTAACCAAGTCTGTTATTGTTCCTATTACCTCAGAAACATTTTTATTCGACATCGAACCTTATAATATTGCCGTTCCAGCTGAAGGCTGCTTTGTAGGTTTTGATTGGATAGAAATGCCCGAAAGACTCAAAAAACAACCGCAATCGGCAGCTTACGCGCAAATTAATTTTTTAAAGCCTTGTTTAAAAACCACCTCGAAAATATGCAGCACCAAAACGTTTTCGAGGGTGTTTGCTTCCGAATGGCGCAGCTGGAGCCCACAAACCAGTGGCCATTGTCCAAGTAACGTATTTATCGCCGCCACTTTGAAATATTAA
- a CDS encoding DUF2891 domain-containing protein — protein sequence MKFYTFLLFGFLLTMAESRAQNPYLATRNGQLELTPAGASFLAKLPLHCINTEYPNKTGHTLEAEKDARLSPKELHPSFYGCLDWHSSVHGHWMLVRLLKTFKNLPEEAQIRNILNDSFAPDKLKTEADYFTKYPLAKTFERTYGWAWLLKLDEELSTWDDPQARQWHQHLRPLTQQVVGLWTAFLPKQTYPNRTGVHPNTAFGLVFALDYARTVKNTVFEAQIIQKAKDFYLKNTNAPAFQEPDGSDFLSPSLEVADLMRRILPQAAFLKWFNAFLPAAGLQNVMKMPVVSDRNDMQIVHLDGLSLSRAWCMLGIARALPKTDPRRASLLKSAHTFINTTLPQITNGGYGGEHWLASFAVYALGQE from the coding sequence ATGAAATTTTATACATTTCTACTCTTTGGCTTTTTATTGACAATGGCAGAATCCCGAGCGCAAAACCCTTACTTAGCAACCAGAAACGGGCAGTTGGAGCTTACGCCAGCAGGTGCGTCCTTTTTGGCAAAATTACCGCTTCACTGCATCAACACGGAATATCCCAACAAAACTGGACATACACTGGAGGCCGAAAAAGATGCTCGGCTGAGTCCCAAAGAATTGCATCCGTCATTTTATGGGTGTCTGGATTGGCACTCGTCGGTGCATGGGCATTGGATGCTGGTACGCTTGTTGAAAACGTTTAAAAACCTGCCCGAAGAAGCGCAGATTCGAAACATATTGAATGATAGTTTTGCTCCCGATAAGCTGAAAACCGAAGCGGATTATTTTACAAAATACCCTTTGGCCAAAACCTTTGAGCGTACCTACGGTTGGGCTTGGTTGTTGAAGTTGGACGAAGAACTTTCGACTTGGGATGACCCGCAGGCGCGGCAATGGCACCAACATCTGCGGCCTTTGACGCAACAAGTGGTGGGGCTTTGGACCGCTTTTTTGCCCAAACAAACCTACCCAAACCGAACGGGCGTGCATCCCAACACAGCCTTTGGGTTGGTGTTTGCGCTTGATTATGCCCGAACCGTAAAAAACACCGTTTTTGAAGCCCAAATCATTCAGAAAGCCAAGGATTTTTACTTGAAAAACACCAACGCTCCTGCTTTTCAAGAACCCGATGGTTCTGACTTCCTGTCGCCGAGTTTAGAGGTGGCGGATTTGATGCGGCGTATTTTGCCCCAAGCGGCATTTTTGAAGTGGTTTAACGCCTTTTTGCCTGCCGCAGGGCTTCAAAATGTCATGAAAATGCCCGTCGTGAGCGATCGAAATGACATGCAGATTGTGCATTTAGATGGTCTTTCTTTGAGCCGGGCGTGGTGTATGTTGGGTATTGCGCGGGCGTTGCCCAAAACTGACCCGCGGCGTGCGTCGTTGCTCAAAAGTGCCCATACTTTCATTAACACTACGTTGCCGCAGATAACGAATGGCGGTTACGGTGGCGAGCATTGGCTGGCGTCTTTTGCCGTGTATGCTTTGGGGCAAGAATGA
- a CDS encoding sterol desaturase family protein, whose translation MTPQQFEQDLQPLLLYATPLIFICIAVEYWLVRHDPHHRYDHDDLKASVGIGLGSLLINGLFKAAIVGISLFCYEIVPWRLPNTWWSWILAYLGIDLCNYFAHFIAHKQRIWWATHVTHHSSEHFNLATSFRNSWTQHIKIIFFLPVWLSGIHPVITFTCYQIDLLYQFWIHTEVIHKLPRWFEYIFVTPSHHRVHHGKNTLYLDKNFGTTFILWDRLFGTFQEETETPVYGITKPVESQNVIYLNFHEWRDIVREVRQAKSLREAAAILFGPP comes from the coding sequence ATGACTCCTCAGCAGTTTGAACAAGACTTGCAGCCGCTCTTGCTGTATGCTACCCCTTTGATTTTTATTTGTATTGCCGTTGAATATTGGCTAGTGAGACACGACCCGCACCACCGATACGACCACGATGATTTAAAAGCATCGGTGGGCATTGGCCTTGGAAGCCTCCTCATCAATGGTCTTTTCAAGGCCGCGATTGTGGGCATAAGTTTATTTTGCTACGAAATAGTTCCGTGGCGCTTGCCCAATACATGGTGGTCGTGGATTCTGGCTTATTTGGGAATTGATCTTTGCAATTACTTTGCGCATTTCATTGCGCATAAACAGCGCATTTGGTGGGCAACTCACGTCACACATCATTCATCAGAACATTTTAATTTGGCCACTTCCTTTCGAAATTCTTGGACACAACACATCAAAATCATTTTCTTTCTGCCCGTATGGCTTTCGGGAATTCACCCTGTGATTACGTTCACCTGCTACCAGATTGATTTACTGTATCAATTCTGGATTCATACCGAAGTGATTCATAAACTGCCTCGCTGGTTTGAATATATCTTTGTAACTCCCTCACACCACCGGGTGCATCACGGGAAGAACACGCTCTATCTGGATAAAAATTTTGGAACTACGTTCATTCTTTGGGACCGCCTATTCGGTACATTTCAGGAAGAGACCGAAACGCCCGTGTACGGAATCACAAAACCTGTTGAATCCCAGAACGTCATTTACCTCAATTTTCACGAGTGGAGAGATATTGTTCGGGAAGTACGTCAGGCCAAATCTCTGCGTGAGGCCGCCGCGATTCTTTTTGGCCCACCTTGA